aagaaatttccaGTGACATGCCGGcgaaaaatttatatatagctCTCTGTCTAACAAAATGGCGCTAAATCTTGCGTGTCTGTATAGCGACTGAATTTTATGACTGTCAGTtctaattttcattattcagtGCAAGTGCAAGTTTGGAGTTCATTTGTAGTTTTTTAGTTTCACTCGTTTTTCTTCTGCAAAATGGATCACGAGTCCCAGAGTTTAAAACCAGCATTTGTGACTGACCACTGCATTCGGGAAAACTGTCCCAAGTGTGTCCACCTGCAGAGAAGATACTGTGTTTATTTATGTGCAATGTGTGCAGTATTTGCATTTATTAATATGGTCGTCCCGATTTATATCGTAGGACAACAGAACGCAAACGCTGAGTCGGACATTTTGAACCAATTGCATGTTTTGCAGGCACGTATCGAGAACCTTGAAGCTATCAACAATCGAGGGTTGTCGGTGGCGACCGAATTGCATGATGATGTAAGTTACTATTTAAAGCGCGTCTTTTACCACCCGTCTCAATATCTACTTATGACTTGTCGATAAATATGTGAAGCAtgaagataattttatttttctacaacttatcaattgttaatttttattcattaataaaatgattcccataaaaatatgacatgcaatttatattaaaaagatatacTATGTTTTGCTGGAAACATCTCTGATGACTTTGTTATCGTTATCTTTATTAATACATAAGTAGTGTTTAGTTGAAGACTATAGAAAATTTATCATGATTATGTAATGGCAATTCTATGTCAATGAATATGATACTTATCACGTTAATTTGATATACCAAACGTACATGTGTTATGTATCACAATAAAGTTTCTGGTTaactgggttttttaaaaatgatatttctaaAAGTACAAAACTTTTGAAACTAAAACAtctttagtttttttaaaataaaaaatgaacactCTCGGCCTCTATCTCCCTCTTTATCTTTAGTAATTTTCCTCTTTATAAAAGCATGTTTCATTGTCTTATGTTCTCTGTTTATTCTAGTCACAATACTGTGTTATTTATCTATGTTTTATGTATGCAGGATTGTTTCTTTGATTAACAgtaatgtgggtttttttgtagTTACATTGTGGCATCTTTATGTTGTATTTTGtactttgtcatttattttattatttaagaaatgaccATTCTTATTACTTAATCAATGTCTAGAATTGCATTGTGTCAAACGGAGCACCACCATGTCACTTATCCATAAAGTACATTTATTCTTTTCAGTCAGTGGATTTGCCAGCAAAGGAAGGCAATGATTTTCCCTTATCTGAATTTTTGAAAGAGAGAAGAGTAAAACGAAGGGTTTTTAAGAAAGGTCCTAAAGGAAAAAGAAGACACAAACCAAAGGTATTATCTTTTCTTGAGAagacacatgtatatttttttcaaaatgaacaaaaaattacTTACTGATCTACAGATGATCAAGATTGCTCAATTATCACGTCTTCTAAATGTAAGAAAATCAGTATCCCGACGAAATGGTATATTATATTTAACAATGAATTCTGTAAAAAATAGAGAGGCATTTCgaaattaaattgataacaaaatgaataaacttgacaaatattaattaaaagttaCCTTCATGGCATCTTTTTTGCAATACATGTCATTTCAATTCTCGATTTAACTTTATCACAAATGTGCACAAGAAATAAAATACTGCTTTACGACATTTCATCTGTTGAACAACAAAATGTGATCTGTTCAATTTTTGACCAATAGAAATAATCTAGGAACTATCGAAATAACAATGACAAgaattgattaattttgttAGCTGAAATAATTAAGGGAATTGTAAAACCAGATAAAACTGAATGGCCACTATTTGTATTTTATCTGTTGAtgttatattcttttaaaattagtttttgcaATACATACAATACATATCAATCTAAAGGATTTTATCAAACCTAATGTATTCCATATTTTTAtgttgatatttacatttaattcaaTTGGTTGGAAATTTCAACCAATTGAAATAAACTTCCTGGTTTAGTTTAGCCTACCATATAAGCTGGGgcatatatttaaatttaaccCCTGACTGCTATATGGGACATTAGGGTCATGCTCATTTATCTATCACCGTGTCGCACTGACTCTATCAAGGTCAGCTACCCTATTAACCGTTAAAAAATCTAGGTCATCATATTGGGCCGGGTTTATTGTTGTTTGCTTTGACGCTTTGTCATCAAGACCAAATAGTTGCTGGATGCTCGTCCAAAGTTATTCATGACAGTAACTTTTATCTATCTTGAAATAGGTTGATAATTGATTTAAGTAGTTCAGGCTTATACTTCTTTGTCATTTTGGCTACAATACAAGTAGAAAAAGCATACATGTGCAACTGATCAGAACATATATTGATGTAAAaccattaaatgatttaaaaaatatgtgtacAAAGTTTGGTTCATATAAAAGATAAGCAATGTTATTCCTCCGAGCGACGAGTAAACTGTTGGTTATTGTATTGAATAGATAGAACCTTTTAGAGGGATGGGTAGTCGTGGCCATCTCTTAGGCAATGTATAACTCCTTTACATGAAGAGCCCAGTGTGAAGATATAGGAAAAGGTTTAAATTTTAAGCccaaaataatttgaatatttcctTTTCTAATTTTATAGTTTATGGAcgaaacaatatatataaatgaatgtGAAATAAGATGAAATGAcgttaaaaaatacaattctaaATGAAAAGATGcctatttataattttttaaagaactcgCTAAGAAATGTTCAAATAGTTTATTATTCCAAtattctttaataatatttacacgATTACTAAATTCAAACGCCCATGTCTGCAAGGAAGCAttgtaattcaataaaaaaaagattttttttaaaaataagatgtttggaacaatttttttattgctctTCGAAATTCGATGCCCTGTGTTGTTGGATAATTTGCCATAAGGAAACGGTTTCTTCGCGTGCCAGCATTTGCCGGAATTCTCGTCCTAATTCATCTTCTCTATTATGCCTAACCCTCCTGTTTTTGCAAACACCGTCCTCTGCTCCGATGTCGTTTCCAGATCTCAAATTACAACATAATCAAATTGACTTCCTTTGGCAAtgaaatgatgtatattttatttttatagagatcttcaaaataaaatttaactgatttatgaaaaatgtattttaattacaaatgcATATATGCTTTATAAGACGATTCATGATAGCAATAAAACTAGAACAAGTGGATTAACAGAGAGCAAAGTACTCGTctaatttcttattttctatCAATTATAAGTTCCATTTATTGGAAATAATATCAACAGCAACAAAAAGGTTTATAAAGTctttataatttaaagaaaatttatgtTGTGACCTTACCCGTCACAAATCTAAGAACTATATACAGAGAACACGTGATCCTTTTCACTGTAACTTTGTTgtcaaaataaaacttaaaatattgatttgagGCAAGGATTTTTTAATCTGTTTTATATATTCTCATTATTTTTAAGATCGATGCGGTGCATATTGAAGGTACAGGGGGCGAAAGTTATCCCGCATTTCCCAGgggtaaatatatatcattagtTATGAGATGAGAGGTGTTCTTTGTCATGTTAATTTATTGTTTAGAACGACGCTGATACTTTGAGCAATCATGATCTCTGTAAATGTTTACGTATTTTTGGACTGTCAAGCCATGCTCTTTTGATACATGCCTTATGCCTTATGCCCATTGATTTTTCGTGAAATAAGCTGAatgatatttattgttttgcATTTTATAGTAAGTTAGTGTCTCAAacatatgattttatttgataaggtCAACGATTCGGGTGTAAAATGataacaatttatatcaaaatggtgtgatttacactttttttgtatacaCAGCCTACATTTCCATTTCATTTCTACAGATAGCTCGGGTCGGTACATTTTCTGATTTTTGACAttgtattatttacaatatattcCAAAGGGAAAAGGGGCTGATAATCCAAGACTTCAAGAGAcaatttgagtatttttaaatcttcagattaaaaactaattttactCAGTGGAACTGGcaataaagattaaaaagtGATTAATATTACATAATGAATTTTATTAGAATCTCTAATCCTTAAAATTAGTGTTGTTGTATACATATCAATTCGGGAAAAACTTCCCTTTGCGATATCGCagatgataattttattaatttccggTAAACATAAAACGtattattgatatataaattttctatattttttaagCCAACAATAATGATTACGATGTTAAAAtcagaaatgaaaacaaatatttatttttagaaaacttTTCTCTTATTAAGTCAAAAACGAGTATCGCCAATAAACAAATATGTTAAACAGATGTTTAAACAGATAACAAattaatgtttgaatttattacagtaaaattaattttacacaCTTAACGCTCCaaagttttaaatgttgaaaattcaGCTAAAATAATTCAAGCATTCATTTGGTATTATGTCATGATTTCATATAAATGCTGCAGTTCATTGAAAACGTCCAAATGTCCCATTCACTGTTATAATTCATGGTGTTTGCATCAAAAGGGCGAACAAAAAATGATGTGCTAGCAGTTGtttcataaatgaaaataaggTATGACAGAAATAAAACCTGCCAAATTCTTGCCACCAAGACGAAATGTATCTAAACAGGTATCCACTTGATTGGGCTTTATTAGGAGGGCTGCAAACTTAAGTGAAATCCTTCTTATTGTAGACTCTAGAAGCTACCCAGATTGAAGGAGAAATAGACAATGATGCGATAGCAAATAACCACTGGGCTTACGGTAAATGTAGTCCTATTTCCTTTTGTAGTTAACTGGGCTGCAGGTGGTGGGGTTTCAAGAGGAACATAGACCAAATGGTAATTCAACCCTTATCTTTGGTTACCTGTGGTTGCACAAGTTTTTCGTTTGTAGCAATGCATGGCTATTGGTTGGGAATGCAGCAGCCTTGTGTGTTAACTTTATTTAGGAATGATTTAGTAGAGATAAAGTGACTGTTAGTCACCATTATTTTTCTAGACTGCTGTGTTGTCCGTTTTGCATATGTCTGGGAGAGGTGGTTACCATGGAAACGGTAAATTCAGCATTTTTTGTAACcagtttctttttatatatatatttttttatatattagcCTCTAGCATATTTGACAGTCTATAACCCTTCTTAGCTTAAAGTCCCCTaaatttttttgcatgaaattttgtgcatttttaaaactaaatttattAGTACTTTTCTACCCTGTTGCTTTGCCTGGTTGTAGGGAAACCAATGTCATAACTTGTCAAAGtataaacataaatgtatttcaaGCATTGTATAttcaatgttttagtttgtggttAATGATTCTCGGTCAGATAATTAGAAAGTTATGTAACTTCCTAAGCTTTACAAACGGTCATGTCTTGAAGAATGACACGTGACACGAAATCATACTTGATTGTGTGATGAGTCGTcacatatttatcattttttattaaaaccaaATCAAACGATTCACAAGGTGCCACCTTAAAGTATATTTTGTTTCTCTTGATATAAATTATAGATTCAAATTTCCCATTTAAAGCAATTTCATGATTTCTCAAAGTACCATGCTATTTGTTAATCGTTTGTTAATATACATTGAtagatatattattgtatttaaacAACAATCTTCATTTACAGAAACTCTTTCAGGAACATTTCACAAATGGCAGTACGCAGATTggttttttaaaagcaatgcggatgataaacattttaaactgCACTTCGGGAACGGTACACTAGAGGTGATGCAACCAGGGTTGTACCTTTTGTATTCTCAGGTTAGTATCACTGCCCAGACACAGAAACTGAAATTTcagcaaaataaataaacaaaatatatgaaagaaCTCTTCAATCCAAACTATCTTTCAAcaagaaaatttacaaaataaacactAAGTTTTGTGGGGGTTTTTACCCTTCGTTGTTTTGcttttgtattgtttttatcaatatcgAAGAACTTTTTTCTTCACTTTTAATTTTAGTAAAGTATGTTTCTAAAACAATGAAAAGCATAAACGTGCTTTGACAAATGCACTTTAACCTTTACATTTTAGATAACTTTAAAAGGAAATGGGACACAAGGATATCACGTTATGAGGAATGACAAGGATCCAATCTTAGCATGCTATTCGAACAACATGATGCTGCATGAGGAGGACAAGACTTCTTGTTTTACGATGGGCATGTTTAAACTCGACAAAAGGGACATCATTTCTGTCAAACACATTTCTACATCGGGGGTTCGAGCCGTTTTTACTTCCAATGCTTCCTTTTTTGGTCTTGTGAGGCTAGGAAGGTTCAATAAGAGAGGTGTTGTCCTGGCTGTTTAACGTGAAAAATAAggaacatttatattttgattgcaAGATATACTTTTTACGAATAAAATGCAACTGCAAATGTTGGCATAAACTTAGttgcatttcaaaacatttcatttttcatttgtgaAAATGTTGTAAAAGCTTCATACTTTAATCTACCTCAGTCATTCAATTGTAAATAAGTTACTTAATcgtttattttatatcaagatTGTAAATAGtgttaaatgtttgttattgtttttgcttaatatgaaataaataacgGATTAAAAAGGGTGTTTCAATGACTTTGACagaaaaaactgaatgaaaaGCTGATCATCACGAGAAACCTTCAACAAGtgttaaaagttttatgaagtAAATAATCTATTGATGAAATCTAACAAAAGATTGAGATTTGAACTCTTCTCCTTCCTTTAATTATTACAAGTATAATGATGTGGTCTTGAAAGAGCGTGAGGAAGAGATTTTGTTTGCTGATAtcgaaatagaaataaaattataaacaaaaggatTTTAATTGCGTGGTCATAAATTGATTTGAGTAGTTTCAATTAAACATAGTGTAAAATTATCATTGTTTATGAGGGCCCCGCTCTGCGGGCGCCCTATAATGATCAGACTGGCTTAGGgccgtccatctgtccgtccgaGAATGcttgtccggagcatatcttctgTTCCTTTGGCCCAATCTGACTCTTACTTCATCCACAGAAAGCCTGTGGGTAAGAGGTGTGCATTGATCTTGAACCATGTTTCTTAGTccaaggttaaggtcatagcagaataataaataaaaacctTGTCCGTACCATATATTCTCTCCCCTTGATTCAATCTAGCTCAGATTTCACTCACTGGGTGCCTTTGGTCagatagaaagaataatcttaccgtgacTAGGCTACGCTTAGGTCACAGTAAAAATTCGTCCCAAAAACTTGCAGTGTAGCAGCCGCGAAGCGGATCAGCTTCGCGTCgattttaagtctgttaaaaataatctgcaggggaaaaacacatttttatacattacaaaccCTTTTGAACATGCATATGTAGTTTAGTTCACAAACTATCTATTTAATGAGACGTACCAAGACATTTTATAAAGATACAcgtttgaatttgcctgccattttgtcGGAAATCGCACTCGGAATATCTCGGATATTATCATTAACATGGCGACCATAAACAGCGAATTTTCAAACGTGTTGTTAAAAGTGGCAGTGATTTCGTTCCAAAAACAGTCAGTGTGGTAATATGGGATTAAaaaagagcaacattgtagGTATTTAAGACCAATCATAGGCGAGATACAGcgcgatataatttttttatttgctacaaagcgagtatatgggacgaattctatcgttaaaccgggtccgtaggaaatctgtcattttaacgatagaacattctatctaatGGTCAGATAGTGTGCAGTGATCTTGACTGATGTTGTAAGTCAAGGGTCAAAGTAATATCGGACCATTTCCACTTCGTCCTATTTGGCTCATACTtaacataagcagagctttaaGAAATAACGGATGTATAGTGAACTTTTTCAAGATCAaatgtgaaattaatagcagatTTATATAGACAATTCTTGTTTGTAGCATATCTTCTCGTCCTTTGCTCGAATCTGGCTCATACATCACCTAAATGATACCTTTGATCAAAGCGTATGCAGTGACCTTGATTATTTTGTAGATCAAGTGTCAAGATCATATTAGATCAAACAAGAATCCTGTTTtaagaacaaaatatatactCTCCATTTGGTCCTTTATGGCTAATTCTTTACTTAAACAGAGCCTTTTGGTTTAttgcgtgcagtgaccttgaacagAGTCCATGTGAATGTCAAAGCAGATCTCTTTATAATCACTTTTAGACAATGGAATATTTACCATTTGGTAAATAAGTACAGATtaagcaaaaatgttttaatgtaaagggtaatgagattgaattaaaagttctatgccagctggaaaatttcGAAGTTAtatgtcaaggtcaaagcaaaattctctgaaattctcTTTATCCTATTGTCTACTATTTAAGCagggccctttgagatggtcaccatctcaatgtcGTCTAGTTATATCTAAATTTTCGAAGAAGTTGATGGATAAACCCGCTTATAGGCATTACTAGGGATTAGATtaaaaatgtgtatatatacGGAAGTTTCTTTATCTCAAAAATGGTAACTAACCTACCAACGAAAAAACGCCCTTGTTTTGTGCAATCGCTTATCAAACCAAacttaaaaaaagatgaaaaagtgCCTGTTAATGAAAATGAGATAAAAaggattttaataaatatatgataaacatGAATGTAGGCCATTCTCCttgaacttattttttaagtgccTCTGCCCGTCTTACTTCAAGGCCGGTGTGTACTAAAATCATTAGTGTACTCAAgacattaaaaatgataaatgctgTATAAATGCATATGCTCAAAATTTATGATATATGTTAAGGAGAGAAAAGTTATACTTGCACTTGCATTTTGTTTACAGAGCAATGACCGTGTAAGTGCTGTAGAATTTCATTCGCTTTCAATTTGATAACACctttcaatgtttattttgttttctttctgtGTTCTTGGATACAATGATCAAAAGTTGTTTTGATTATGCGTTCTTTACATTAATCATTcacattttatctttttattatggatttgttttttaaagttaaaatttcacGTTTTGCAAAATGATTTCAATtacgaatatatatatatatatatatatatatatatatatatatatatatatatatatatatatatatatatatatatatatatatatatgtgtgtggtTTATATGTGTCATCTTGGGATAAACAACTAATTTAAGGTATCTCTATCTGCTTCGTTTGCCATTAAAACAAAGTTTTCGATGAGAAAACTAATGAGTTTTGATTATCAAATTTGTTATCAGTAAAGGATCCTTTTTTTCAAACCATGAAAACATTTAAGTTTGATAGATAAATATTACATTTGCTAAAGCTAAGCGGTCCAAAATAGCCTTTTGTAATTCAGAGCAGTTTGTTATTTAATAGTCACATGGGTATATAAATCTGACTTTTTTGCAATGTCATGTTGATGgctatttttatgaaaatcatttgACACCAATGATACTTAAGAAGAGGGCGGAGAAAAGGGCGGTCTTCATTATCTCGATATTGGCAAACTTTCTCCAAAATAAACAGTCATTTTTGACACTTGAAATGTGAATAAATTCAGGCGTTTTCCATTAGACCCAGATATGGAGTGCATGTCCTCACAAAAAAAGACAAGCTCTTGTGATCAAGCATGTAGCCATGTGGGTTTGAGGAATGGTCTGGTACTCCTGTCCTTTGCAGTATGCATACTTTTCATTTGGAATATTTGTTTGCAGCTTAAGATCTCTTCCAATTCCGTCTCAGTAAATGGATGCATCAGTATAAATGAGGCaaagaaaaatgcatttaaaaattctGAACCCAAGAATTTAgaggtatatatttttataattcaaattaagaacTCTTAGTAAATTGTGTGTTGTTGGTACTCAAGAAATCTATTTTAAAATGGGTTGATGTTCCTGATATTTCCGGATAATGTTCCTGttatgtttaacttttttttcaggaTAAGTTCATGCAAAATCTATCCAGAAAGCGCCGCAGTAGAAGACGTAAGTAGTACAtaaatatcatataactttGGTAATCATACATGATACACGCTTGGAAAACAGCATAATTTCCCCAATGTATCCTATACTCTACTCTGTCTCCATTTCCTTGTAAATCtcttaaattaaaatcatttcctCAAAGTGCAGGATATTTATTAAACAACTGTGCGCATACTTGTTTAATTGAAAGACTTGAGAATCTGAATCTGAATAATTCACATCTTAAGTATTTGTTGTTGCCTGGTTTATTTTCAGCCGCACCAGTAACcggaattgtttattttttttttttaagttttattttattttcagatattTGTGCATTAAAGGATACTACAATCATACATTTAAATGGGCTATTTAGtcattttcttatcaaaacaaCTTTGTCTAAAACAATATAGAGGAAAAACCCAAATTTCAGTAATTTCTATATTAAATACAAACCATTTCAcaacaaagaaaattaatttttccttttcttttgtttgaaaaaaaaaccccacagaaTTACGGAATCGAGTGACGGATCTTGAGGTAAAAGTAAGGTCCCTGGAAGGTAATTTTCACATAATtctgcgattttttttttaataattttaataaaccaTAATACATTATGAAGATAAGCCATGTGAAAACTATTTATTCTTGTACATAGCTGCTGTGATgaagaaaattgtacatttAAGAATGAACGAAGAAATGAACGACACGGTGTTGTACAGTAGAGTGGATAACATTGGTAAGAAAAGGCGCGAATGCATGAGGGGTTTTTTAGGGTGAGGATTGCTCCACTTACTCCCTTAATTCCaccatctttataaaaatttagtTTTCCCACACCATTAATCTTTTGACAAGCAAACATTTCTTCCAAAAATCTCTTCCCAGATCGAAAATCTTGATCCTTAAATGGGGAGGAGGGGTGAAGGCCGCAACGACAGGAGTGAGGGATTTGTCTTCTCAATATATCTCATACGTACTTATTCACTTATTGTAGTCGTACGAGCCTTCCATAAGAACCGGGTTATTCTGGAAAGGGTGTACAATGATTTTTCTCTTCGTTTATTCTGACAATTCCATAAAATGCAAAGGAGACT
This is a stretch of genomic DNA from Crassostrea angulata isolate pt1a10 chromosome 4, ASM2561291v2, whole genome shotgun sequence. It encodes these proteins:
- the LOC128179810 gene encoding uncharacterized protein LOC128179810 isoform X8, translating into MDHESQSLKPAFVTDHCIRENCPKCVHLQRRYCVYLCAMCAVFAFINMVVPIYIVGQQNANAESDILNQLHVLQARIENLEAINNRGLSVATELHDDSVDLPAKEGNDFPLSEFLKERRVKRRVFKKGPKGKRRHKPKLTGLQVVGFQEEHRPNGTFHKWQYADWFFKSNADDKHFKLHFGNGTLEVMQPGLYLLYSQITLKGNGTQGYHVMRNDKDPILACYSNNMMLHEEDKTSCFTMGMFKLDKRDIISVKHISTSGVRAVFTSNASFFGLVRLGRFNKRGVVLAV
- the LOC128179810 gene encoding uncharacterized protein LOC128179810 isoform X2, whose translation is MDHESQSLKPAFVTDHCIRENCPKCVHLQRRYCVYLCAMCAVFAFINMVVPIYIVGQQNANAESDILNQLHVLQARIENLEAINNRGLSVATELHDDSVDLPAKEGNDFPLSEFLKERRVKRRVFKKGPKGKRRHKPKIDAVHIEGTGGESYPAFPRETLSGTFHKWQYADWFFKSNADDKHFKLHFGNGTLEVMQPGLYLLYSQITLKGNGTQGYHVMRNDKDPILACYSNNMMLHEEDKTSCFTMGMFKLDKRDIISVKHISTSGVRAVFTSNASFFGLVRLGRFNKRGVVLAV
- the LOC128179810 gene encoding uncharacterized protein LOC128179810 isoform X6 → MDHESQSLKPAFVTDHCIRENCPKCVHLQRRYCVYLCAMCAVFAFINMVVPIYIVGQQNANAESDILNQLHVLQARIENLEAINNRGLSVATELHDDSVDLPAKEGNDFPLSEFLKERRVKRRVFKKGPKGKRRHKPKIDAVHIEGTGGESYPAFPRGTFHKWQYADWFFKSNADDKHFKLHFGNGTLEVMQPGLYLLYSQITLKGNGTQGYHVMRNDKDPILACYSNNMMLHEEDKTSCFTMGMFKLDKRDIISVKHISTSGVRAVFTSNASFFGLVRLGRFNKRGVVLAV
- the LOC128179810 gene encoding uncharacterized protein LOC128179810 isoform X9; this encodes MHPMKNNSWLFLLQEPPNRQQNANAESDILNQLHVLQARIENLEAINNRGLSVATELHDDSVDLPAKEGNDFPLSEFLKERRVKRRVFKKGPKGKRRHKPKTLEATQIEGEIDNDAIANNHWAYETLSGTFHKWQYADWFFKSNADDKHFKLHFGNGTLEVMQPGLYLLYSQITLKGNGTQGYHVMRNDKDPILACYSNNMMLHEEDKTSCFTMGMFKLDKRDIISVKHISTSGVRAVFTSNASFFGLVRLGRFNKRGVVLAV
- the LOC128179810 gene encoding uncharacterized protein LOC128179810 isoform X4, which encodes MDHESQSLKPAFVTDHCIRENCPKCVHLQRRYCVYLCAMCAVFAFINMVVPIYIVGQQNANAESDILNQLHVLQARIENLEAINNRGLSVATELHDDSVDLPAKEGNDFPLSEFLKERRVKRRVFKKGPKGKRRHKPKTAVLSVLHMSGRGGYHGNETLSGTFHKWQYADWFFKSNADDKHFKLHFGNGTLEVMQPGLYLLYSQITLKGNGTQGYHVMRNDKDPILACYSNNMMLHEEDKTSCFTMGMFKLDKRDIISVKHISTSGVRAVFTSNASFFGLVRLGRFNKRGVVLAV
- the LOC128179810 gene encoding uncharacterized protein LOC128179810 isoform X1, translated to MDHESQSLKPAFVTDHCIRENCPKCVHLQRRYCVYLCAMCAVFAFINMVVPIYIVGQQNANAESDILNQLHVLQARIENLEAINNRGLSVATELHDDSVDLPAKEGNDFPLSEFLKERRVKRRVFKKGPKGKRRHKPKTLEATQIEGEIDNDAIANNHWAYETLSGTFHKWQYADWFFKSNADDKHFKLHFGNGTLEVMQPGLYLLYSQITLKGNGTQGYHVMRNDKDPILACYSNNMMLHEEDKTSCFTMGMFKLDKRDIISVKHISTSGVRAVFTSNASFFGLVRLGRFNKRGVVLAV
- the LOC128179810 gene encoding uncharacterized protein LOC128179810 isoform X7, whose product is MDHESQSLKPAFVTDHCIRENCPKCVHLQRRYCVYLCAMCAVFAFINMVVPIYIVGQQNANAESDILNQLHVLQARIENLEAINNRGLSVATELHDDSVDLPAKEGNDFPLSEFLKERRVKRRVFKKGPKGKRRHKPKTAVLSVLHMSGRGGYHGNGTFHKWQYADWFFKSNADDKHFKLHFGNGTLEVMQPGLYLLYSQITLKGNGTQGYHVMRNDKDPILACYSNNMMLHEEDKTSCFTMGMFKLDKRDIISVKHISTSGVRAVFTSNASFFGLVRLGRFNKRGVVLAV
- the LOC128179810 gene encoding uncharacterized protein LOC128179810 isoform X3 — its product is MDHESQSLKPAFVTDHCIRENCPKCVHLQRRYCVYLCAMCAVFAFINMVVPIYIVGQQNANAESDILNQLHVLQARIENLEAINNRGLSVATELHDDSVDLPAKEGNDFPLSEFLKERRVKRRVFKKGPKGKRRHKPKTLEATQIEGEIDNDAIANNHWAYGTFHKWQYADWFFKSNADDKHFKLHFGNGTLEVMQPGLYLLYSQITLKGNGTQGYHVMRNDKDPILACYSNNMMLHEEDKTSCFTMGMFKLDKRDIISVKHISTSGVRAVFTSNASFFGLVRLGRFNKRGVVLAV
- the LOC128179810 gene encoding uncharacterized protein LOC128179810 isoform X5, with product MDHESQSLKPAFVTDHCIRENCPKCVHLQRRYCVYLCAMCAVFAFINMVVPIYIVGQQNANAESDILNQLHVLQARIENLEAINNRGLSVATELHDDSVDLPAKEGNDFPLSEFLKERRVKRRVFKKGPKGKRRHKPKLTGLQVVGFQEEHRPNETLSGTFHKWQYADWFFKSNADDKHFKLHFGNGTLEVMQPGLYLLYSQITLKGNGTQGYHVMRNDKDPILACYSNNMMLHEEDKTSCFTMGMFKLDKRDIISVKHISTSGVRAVFTSNASFFGLVRLGRFNKRGVVLAV
- the LOC128179810 gene encoding uncharacterized protein LOC128179810 isoform X10; this translates as MKNNSWLFLLQEPPNRQQNANAESDILNQLHVLQARIENLEAINNRGLSVATELHDDSVDLPAKEGNDFPLSEFLKERRVKRRVFKKGPKGKRRHKPKTLEATQIEGEIDNDAIANNHWAYETLSGTFHKWQYADWFFKSNADDKHFKLHFGNGTLEVMQPGLYLLYSQITLKGNGTQGYHVMRNDKDPILACYSNNMMLHEEDKTSCFTMGMFKLDKRDIISVKHISTSGVRAVFTSNASFFGLVRLGRFNKRGVVLAV